One genomic segment of Panicum virgatum strain AP13 chromosome 2N, P.virgatum_v5, whole genome shotgun sequence includes these proteins:
- the LOC120660396 gene encoding BURP domain-containing protein 14-like — MASPHRAHLLLAITIVPLLLCHLAPAMLLPSPSPPPNATSPSYPPPAPPVPQLPRGLPRIIPAWSLPANPFTAKAAFIRYWNRKVRSNRPHPAFFFAKLSPLSAPDAAAFSTLASTGKLASRIRDFCAAASLLCPSTPAASWSAASSSSAEGPGAGASAGSPAPFKNYENGNFSSYGNSGGGGADQFAVYSSGKSGPVDSFKRYGKGSLGRNDSFTNYEVGGNVGTSSFSSYTTGATGGAGEFAGYAGQTNTVAATFAAYDSGGNGRAHEFATYAQDANSGVESFTSYGKTANGAAESFKTYANNSNTIASGFINYGEKANGFNDTFTSYGLDGNAPENTFRSYASGSNAAVDDFKGYRDQANIGDDSFTSYASNANGAEADFDSYGKSTNPGSVAFKGYGQGSNPNHRIGFAHYSGDNTTFKAYSNEGVEFKEYQNMSKMEVSKTAAAAAAPGRMPPKWSPEPGKFFRERDLMMGNRMPMPDIADKMPHRAFLPRDIAVKIPFEEGAVAALFGAAPGTAMRQVVASTVAECARAPSRGETKRCATSAEDVVDFAVEMLGGGVAVRSTESAAGGGRDVRLGRIAGGGVTRSVSCHQSLFPYLVYYCHSVPRVRLYEADILDVDSNRKINHGVAICHLDTSDWSPSHGAFVALGGKPGEIEVCHWIFQGDMTWTLVD; from the coding sequence ATGGCGTCCCCTCACCGCGCTCACCTCCTCCTTGCCATCACCATTGTGCCGCTGCTACTCTGCCATCTGGCTCCTGCAATGCTATTGCCTtcaccttcgccgccgccgaacgCCACGTCGCCGTCCTACCCTCCTCCGGCACCGCCCGTGCCGCAGCTGCCGCGGGGCCTGCCACGGATCATACCGGCGTGGTCGCTGCCGGCGAACCCGTTCACGGCGAAGGCGGCGTTCATCCGGTACTGGAACCGGAAGGTGCGCAGCAACCGCCCGCACccggccttcttcttcgccaAGCTGTCCCCGCTCTCGGCCCCCGACGCGGCCGCATTCTCCACCCTGGCCTCCACGGGGAAGCTGGCCTCCCGCATCCGCGACTTCTGCGCCGCGGCGTCGCTGCTCTGCCCCTCCACCCCCGCGGCGTCCTGGTCGGCGGCGTCGTCCTCGTCCGCGGagggccccggcgccggcgcctctgCTGGCTCCCCCGCGCCGTTCAAGAACTACGAGAACGGCAACTTCAGCAGCTACggcaacagcggcggcggcggcgccgaccagTTCGCCGTCTACAGCAGCGGGAAGAGCGGCCCCGTCGACTCGTTCAAGCGCTACGGCAAGGGCTCGTTGGGTCGGAACGACTCCTTCACCAACTACGAGGTGGGGGGCAACGTCGGGACGTCCAGCTTCAGCTCGTACACCACcggcgccaccggcggcgccggggagtTCGCGGGGTACGCTGGGCAGACCAACACGGTGGCCGCGACCTTCGCCGCCTACGACTCCGGCGGCAATGGGCGCGCGCACGAGTTCGCGACCTACGCGCAGGACGCCAACTCCGGCGTGGAGAGCTTCACCAGCTACGGCAAGACCGCCAACGGCGCCGCCGAGTCCTTCAAGACCTACGCCAACAACTCCAACACGATCGCGTCCGGCTTCATCAACTACGGCGAGAAGGCCAACGGCTTCAACGACACGTTCACGTCCTACGGCCTCGACGGGAACGCCCCCGAGAACACGTTCCGGAGCTACGCCTCCGGGAGcaacgccgccgtcgacgacTTCAAGGGGTACAGGGACCAGGCCAACATCGGTGACGACAGCTTCACCTCCTACGCGAGCAACGCAAATGGCGCGGAGGCCGACTTCGACAGCTACGGCAAGTCGACCAACCCCGGGAGCGTGGCGTTCAAGGGCTACGGCCAGGGCTCCAACCCCAACCACCGCATCGGGTTCGCGCACTACTCCGGCGACAACACGACGTTCAAGGCCTACTCCAACGAAGGCGTCGAGTTCAAGGAGTACCAGAACATGTCCAAGATGGAGGTGTCCaagacggccgcggcggcggcggcgcccggtcgCATGCCACCGAAGTGGTCGCCGGAGCccgggaagttcttccgggAGCGCGACCTCATGATGGGTAACCGCATGCCAATGCCGGACATTGCGGACAAGATGCCGCACCGCGCGTTCCTGCCGAGGGACATCGCCGTGAAGATACCTTTCGAGGAGGGCGCCGTGGCGGCGCTGttcggcgcggcgccgggcacGGCGATGCGGCAGGTGGTGGCGTCGACGGTGGCCgagtgcgcgcgcgcgcccagCCGCGGCGAGACGAAGCGGTGCGCGACGTCGGCCGAGGACGTGGTGGACTTCGCGGTGGAgatgctgggcggcggcgtcgcggtgcgCAGCACggagtcggcggcgggcggcgggcgcgacgtCCGGCTGGGCaggatcgccggcggcggcgtgacgcGGTCCGTGTCGTGCCACCAGAGCCTGTTCCCGTACCTGGTGTACTACTGCCACTCGGTGCCGCGCGTGCGGCTGTACGAGGCCGACATCCTGGACGTGGACTCCAACCGGAAGATCAACCACGGCGTGGCCATCTGCCACCTCGACACGTCGGACTGGAGCCCCAGCCACGGGGCCTTCGTCGCCCTCGGCGGGAAGCCCGGCGAGATCGAGGTGTGCCACTGGATCTTCCAGGGGGACATGACCTGGACCCTTGTCGATTGA
- the LOC120662590 gene encoding signal peptidase complex catalytic subunit SEC11C-like — MAYTAVTAATGAEFSSRVALTSSMEPAIERGDLLLFRKGGGGDPIRAGDVVLFKPARDDIPVVHCVIEVHERREDGGGGGGVDILTKGDNNGVDNSEFLYNEPWLHRHHVMAKAVGYLPNAGWPSIAMYEKPVVRKVIVGVLGLGVLVTALL; from the coding sequence ATGGCCTACACCGCGGTGACGGCGGCGACCGGGGCGGAGTTCTCCTCGAGGGTGGCCCTGACCAGCAGCATGGAGCCGGCGATCGAGCGGGGcgacctcctcctcttccgcaagggcggcggtggtgaccCTATCCGAGCGGGCGACGTGGTCCTGTTCAAGCCGGCTCGCGACGACATCCCGGTCGTCCACTGTGTCATCGAGGTCCACGAGCGGCgagaagacggcggcggcggcggcggagtggacATCCTGACAAAAGGGGACAACAATGGCGTCGACAATTCGGAGTTCTTGTACAACGAGCCATGGCTGCACCGTCACCATGTCATGGCGAAGGCGGTCGGGTACCTGCCTAACGCTGGCTGGCCGAGCATTGCCATGTACGAGAAGCCAGTGGTTCGCAAAGTCATCGTTGGGGTTCTGGGGCTAGGAGTGCTGGTTACTGCACTCCTTTAA